In the Parvularculales bacterium genome, CCGGCCGGTGATCAGGCTTATATCGTTGAAGGAGTGCCCGAAGCAGGGAGTGAAGTGGTCGCTTCCGACGAACCGGAAGGGCCGTCCCTGGCCATGTTGCTGGCAGAGGCTGATAGCGCATCGGGTCAGAAGGTTGCCAAAAAATGCGTCTCCTGTCACACCTTTACTCAGGGTGGTGCCGATGGCATTGGTCCTAATTTGTGGAATATCGTCAACCGCCCCAAGGCTTCGGGTGACTTTACGTATTCCTCCGCTTTTCGGGAAGCGGAGGGTACGTGGACTTATGAAGATCTGGATGGATTTCTTGCCAAACCCAAACGCTGGATGCCCGGAACCAATATGGCCTTTGCCGGTTTGAGGAAGGCCAACCAGCGTGCCGATGTCATTGTTTATTTGCGCTCTTTGTCTGATGCACCGGCACCCTTGCCGCCTGTAGAAACCGGCACCAGGCAGGATGCAAATGACGAACCGGGGGGACCGGTTGTCGGAAACTGACCACTCCCGTGTGACCGGCAACCCGGACAGGTTCGGGCACACTCTGGCAATAATCCTGACGCTGATCTGGGGTGGACTTTATTGGAGTGAGCAACCCCGGGCACAAACACAGAATCAGGCCCAGCCACAGGTCCATACACAGAAAAGACACGGGCTGTCACTGTTTGGCCCGGTTAAATATCCACCGGACTTTACTCATTACAACTATGTCAATCCGGACGCGCCCAAAGGCGGAACCCTTCGCCTTGGTGTCATTGGCGGGTTTGACAGTCTGAATCCCTTTTTTTTTAAAGGACGTCCGGCGGCGGGGGAAGGGTTGCTGTATGACCCTCTCATGGCCGGAAGCCTTGACGAACCGGCATCGGTATACGGCCTGATTGCCGAAAGTGTAACCTATCCGCCGAACCATTCGTCCGTTACGTTTTACCTGCGCCGTGAGGCCCGGTTTCATGATGGTACGCCCATAACGGCGGCGGACGTGGTGTGGAGTTTTAATGCTCTAAAACAATCCCATCCTTTTTACAGATATTATTATGCTGATGTCACCGGCGGTCATCAGGACGGTCCCCACACGGTTACGTTTGAATTTGCCGTTTCCGGCAACCGGGAGTTACCTCATATTATGGGGCAGTTACCCATCCTGCCCAGCCATTACTGGGCAGACAAGGAGTTTGCCGCCACAACCCTGACACCCCCTCCGGGCAGCGGGGCATACCGTATTGCCGATGTAGATGCCAACCGCACTATTATCTACGAGCGGGTTCGTGACTATTGGGGGGCGAACCTACCCGTGAACCGGGGCAGCCATAATTTTGACCGTATCGTTTTTGACTATTACCGCGATGACACCGCCGCTCTGGAGGCTTTTAAAGCCGGAAAAATAGATTTACGCACTGAGATCAGCGCCCGAAAGTGGAACACCGCCTATAACATTGATCAGGTGGCCCGGGGCGATATTATCCGCCTCATGCCACCGACAGCCAATGTTCAGGGGATGCAGGGATTTGTGTTTAACACCCGCCGGGTAAAATTTTCCGACCCGAAAGTGCGGGAAGCATTTAACTGGGCGTTTGACTTCGAGTGGACAAACAAAGACCGTTTTTACGGTCAGTACGTGCGTCATGACAGCTATTTTGATAATTCGGAGTTGGCCTCTTCCGGCCTTCCATCGGAAGATGAATTGACTCTTTTAGCCCCACACCGGGATCTACTTCCGGCGGCTCTTTTTGAGCAGGCTTATAAAAATCCGGCCACTGACGGATCAGGCCGCAATCGCGGTAATTTACGCACCGCCACACGTCTTTTAGCAGAGGCCGGGTGGCGTCTGGTCGACGGTAACCTTACCCACGAGAAAACCGGCGAGATAATGGAGGTTGAATTTCTTCTCGTTCAGCCCGACTTTGAGCGTGTTGTAACCCCATGGGTTAGCAACCTGGAACGTCTGGGCATCACGGTAACCATACGTATTGTGGATAGTGCCCAATATACAAACCGGCTCGATGATTTTGATTTTGATATCGTCGTGTCTTCATATCCTCAATCTCACTCCCCCGGCAATGAGCAACGTGATTTCTGGGGCAGCGAGGCCGCCCGGCAATCGGGAGGACGAAACCTTGCCGGCATCCAAAGTCCGGTAGTGGATGATCTCATTGAGCAGATTATTTTTGCACCGGACCGCGCAACACAAATCACGGCCGTTCGTGCTCTGGACCGTGTTTTATTATGGAATCATTATGTCGTACCCAATTGGTATGCCCCCACCGGACGTATCGCCCACTGGCGCTACCTCAAACATCCCGACCCCCTGCCCGGCTACTCAATCGGCATGCCGGCGATTTGGTGGCACACCGGCACACCCTGAAAAGGAGGCGCTCTGTGATACGTCTCAGTATACGTCTCAACCCCGGATTTTGCCTTTTAAGCCTCGCGTTTATCGCGTCGGCTCACATTGTGTTGGCTCAACCGGCACACGCTGAAGAAAATGTAAGACTGCATGGACTTTCCATTTTTGGCGATTTAAAATACCCACCGGATTTTACCCATTTTGATTACGTCAATCCTGATGCCCCCAGAGGCGGGATTTTGTCTCATGTGGGAGCTACTGTACAGCTTAATGCCTCGTTTCTTTCTTTTGATTCTCTGAATAATTTTATTTTGAAAGGCAACGCCGCTCAGGGGTTAAATCTGGTATTTGATTCTCTGATGACCCGCGCTTACGATGAGCCGGATGCGATTTATGGCTTGCTCGCCGAAAGCGTCACCCCTGCTGAGGATGGCTCAAGCGTTACCTTTCATCTGCGCCCCTGTATCTATTTTCACGATGGCACGCCTTTAACCTCAGAGGATGTCGCCTTCTCTTTGCTTATACTCAAAGAGCACGGTCATCCCCTGATCTCCCAAAATTTAACGGAGATGTCAGCGGTGAAAACCCCCGACTCCCGTACGGTACAGGTGCATTTTAGTGGCGCTCACTCGCGCGATTTACCGCTGTTTATCGGACAACTGCCGGTGTTTTCAAAAGCGTGGTATGCCACACGTGATTTCACCAAATCCACTTTGGAACCGCCCTTGGGCAGTGGCCCATACCGCGTCGGTAAATTCGATGCGGGACGCTTCATCACCTATGAACGTGTTGAGGGATATTGGGGCCGGGATATTCCGGTTAACCGGGGGCGCTGGAATTTTGATTCTATACGCTTTGAATATTTTCGTGACCGCACCGCCCAGTTTGAAGCCTTTAAGGCGGGTGATTATCTGTTTAGGGAGGAATTTACGTCAAAAGTGTGGGCTACCGAGTATGTTTTTCCGGCGGTTGAAGACGGCCGGGTTAAACGTCTTGTGTTGCACGATGGCAGCCCGTCCGGGGCTCAGGGGTGGTTTATCAACACGCGGCGGAGCAAGTTTGCCGACCCCCGCGTTCGGGAAGCGTTAATTAACGCGTTTGATTTTGAATGGACTAACAAGAACCATTTTTATGGTCTTTATACGCGCACTCACAGTCATTTTGAAAACTCGGCCATGAAGGCCACCGGCCTGCCGGACAATGAGGAACGCCTTCTGCTTGAGCCATGGCAGGACCGGCTGCCGGCAGAGGTGTTTGGCATGCCCTACACGCCTCCCGTAACCGACGGGTCAGGACAGGACAGACAATTACTGCGCAAGGCGGACCGTTTGCTGAAGGAGGCCGGATGGACGGTACAGGATGGCGTCCGCCGCAATGCTAAAGGCGAGAACCTGACGGTCGAGTTTCTCAGTGACACGCCGAGTTTTGAGCGTGTAACGGCAGCCTATATCAAAAACCTCGCTTTGCTGGGGATTGAGGCAACCATCCGGCAGGTGGATTCAGCCCAATATCAGGAGCGCCAGAAACGGTTTGACTTTGACCTTGTGCCGCGGCGGTATTCCATCGCGGTCACCCCCGGAGTTGAATTGAATAATTACTGGACATCTAACACCGCCACTCTGGCCGGAAGCCACAATCTTTCCGGCATTCAAAATCCGATCATTGATGCTCTCACCGAAACCGTGATTAATGCCACGACCCGCCACGGGCAAATAACCGCTGCCCGGGCTCTGGACAGGGTCTTACGGGCCGGACGTTATTGGGTACCGCACTGGTATAAACCATCTCATCATCTGGCTTTTTGGGATTATTTTGACCATCCCGAAACCTCCCCGCCCTATCACCGGGCCGTCCTTGACACCTGGTGGGTAACGGCTGAACAATCCGCCCTCGCCGGTTATCCTGATGGCCCGGCAATAATCCCCACCCCTGCCTGCAAACCGTCCGAATAAACCTGCCCGGTAGCCCGCACTTTTGCCGTAAACTCCTCCCCGCAATAACCCTAACCCGGAGTCTCCCCTCATGCTCTCTTATATTATCCGGCGTCTGGCATTAATGGTTCCGACCATGTTTGGCATTTTGCTGGTGAGTTTTACCATTGTTCAATTTGCCCCCGGTGGGCCGGTGGAACGCATCATAGCCCAGATCACCGGAACCGATGTTTCCGCCACCGCCCGCATCGGAGGAAGCGGCGGGTCCGTTATTGCCAACAACAACCAGAGCCTCTCTGTTTCTCAGGAAGCCACCGGTGGGAAATATCGCGGTGCTCAGGGGCTTGACCCGGAGTTTATCGAAGAACTGGAGCGTCAGTTCGGTTTTGATAAACCCGTCCATGAACGTTTTGCCCTTCTGGTCTGGAATTATATCCGCTTTGATTTTGGCGAGAGCTATTACCGCAACGTCAGTGTTATTGACCTTATTGCGGAAAAACTGCCGGTCTCCATTTCCCTTGGGTTATGGACAACCCTGATAACCTATCTGATTTCTATTCCCCTGGGCATTGCCAAGGCCACAAGGGACGGCATGCCTTTTGATTTATGGACGAGCGCCCTGATTGTTATCGGCTACGCCATTCCGGGTTTTTTGTTTGCCGTATTGTTAATCGTTTTGTTTGCAGGGGGGACGTATTGGGATCTTTTCCCCTTACGCGGCCTGACCTCGGAAAACTGGGATGAGTTAAGCACCGCCGGACGTATTCTGGATTATTTTTGGCATCTCGTCCTCCCCGTGATCTCTATGGTCATCGGCGCTTTTGCCACCATGACGCTGCTTACCAAGAATTCGTTTCTGGATGAGATAAGAAAACATTACGTCATTACCGCCCGCGCCAAAGGCCTGTCGGAAAGACGTGTTCTCTACGGCCATGTTTTTCGCAACGCCATGTTGATTGTCATTGCCGGATTTCCCGGTGCTTTCATCAGTGTATTTTTTGTTGGTTCCCTGTTGATTGAGACTATTTTCTCGCTGGATGGCTTAGGGTTGCTCTCGTATGAATCCATCATCAACAGAGATTATCCGGTAGTATTTGCCTCACTTTATATTTTTGGTCTTCTGGGGCTTGTCATTACGCTGGTAAGCGATTTGACATACACATGGATTGACCCCCGCATTGATTTTGAAAGCCGGGGGCGTTAAGAGAGATGACTGCCTCACGGCGCCCGCCGGGGCTTTCTCCCTTAAACCGTCGCCGCCTTGATAATTTCAGGGCCAACCGGCGGGGCTGGTGGTCGCTTTGGATTTTCGCCGTTTTGTTTGTCCTGTCTCTGTTTGCCGAATTTATAGCAAACAACAAACCCCTTTATCTTCACTATGAGGGGCAATCATGGTTTCCGGTCTTTGTAAGTTATCCCGAAACCGCCTTTGGCGGCGATTTTGAAACAGAGGCTGACTACCGTGACCCTTACGTTCAGTCTTTGATTGAAGATAACGGCGGATGGATGATCTGGCCCCCCATTCGCTATAGTTACAACACCATAAATCTCAATTTACCGGTTCCGGCTCCCGCCCCTCCCAGTGCCGAAAACTGGCTCGGTACAGACGATCAGGGCCGTGATGTTGTCGCCCGTGTGATTTACGGGTTTCGTTTGTCGGTACTGTTTGGACTGACCTTAACGTTTTTCTCTTCAATCGTCGGCATTGCCGCCGGAGGTATACAGGGATATTTCGGCGGCTGGACCGATCTTATTTTTCAACGCGTCATTGAAATCTGGAATAGTGTACCGTCCCTCTACCTGCTGATTATTATCGCCGCTATTATTGAACCGAACTTCTGGATATTACTTGGTATTCTTTTGCTATTCAGCTGGGTAGCCCTTGTGGGGGTGGTGCGTGCCGAGTTTTTACGGGCACGTAATTTTGAATATATCATGGCAGCACGTGCATTGGGCGTTGGCAACATCACCATCATGACCCGGCACATGCTGCCCAATGCCATGGTCGCCACGCTTACTTTTATGCCTTTTATCCTGAACGGCTCTATTGCAACCCTGACCTCCCTTGATTTTCTCGGGTTCGGCCTGCCTCCCGGCTCTCCTTCTCTTGGTGAATTGCTGGCGCAGGGCAAGGCCAACCTACAGGCACCGTGGCTTGGTTTCACGAGTTTTTTCACCATTGCAATCATGTTGTCTTTGCTGGTGTTTGTGGGCGAGGCCGTCCGGGATGCTTTTGACCCCCGCAAGAGTTTGACGGAGGGTTCCTCATGATGGCGGAGCCGGTTTTAGATATCAAAAATCTGTCCGTCAGTTTTCGTGATGGCGCACAGGAAACCCCTGCTGTCCGGGGTGTGTCTTTTCATATCAATCCGGGCGAGACGGTGGCGCTTGTGGGCGAGTCGGGGTCAGGGAAATCTGTCACGGCCCTGTCTATCCTGAAACTTCTGCCCTATCCGGCAGCGCACCATCCCTCAGGCGAGATTGTCCACCACGGTCATAATCTGATGACCATGGACTCCCGTGATTTACGCGCCATCCGGGGCAACCGGATTTCCATGATTTTTCAGGAACCCATGACCTCTCTTAACCCGTTGCACACCATAGGACGGCAGGTAGGAGAGGCCCTGACCATTCATCAGGGACTTCGGAGACCTAAGGTGCGCGAAGGCAGCATAGACTTGCTGGAGCGTGTCGGCATTCCCGATGCTGCCTCACGCTTTTCATCTTATCCTCATCAACTATCGGGCGGTCAGCGTCAACGGGTGATGATTGCCATGGCTCTGGCCAACCGGCCTGATCTTTTAATAGCCGATGAGCCGACAACCGCTCTGGATGTCACCGTGCAGGCCCGCATATTGACGCTTCTGCAGAATTTGCGCCGTGAGATGGGTATGGCGATGTTGCTGATTACCCATGACCTTGGGGTAGTCAGAAAAATGGCGGACAGGGTATGCGTGATGACCGGCGGAAAAATTGTAGAGCAGGGACCCATAACCCGGATCTTTGAAAACCCGCGCCATGAATATACACGACATCTTCTCAACTCGGAGCCGGAAGGGCGCGCACCGGACACACCCGCCGACGCCCCCGTGGTTATGAATGCGCAAAATATTAAAGTATGGTTTCCCGTTAAGCGTGGTCTTATGCGCCGCACGGTGGATCATATCAAGGCAGTCAATGATGTTTCGCTTTGCGTACGGGCGGGTCATACGGTCGGAGTTGTCGGAGAGTCGGGAAGCGGCAAGACAACTCTGGCGCAGGCTTTATTGCGTCTTGTGCCGAGTCAGGGCGGGATAGACCTTCAACAACAGCAGATTTCCGGACTTGGTGAGAAGAGCATCCGGCCGAAACGCCGTGATATGCAAATTGTATTTCAGGACCCTTATGGTTCCCTGAGCCCGAGAATGTCGGTTGAGCGTATTATCGAGGAGGGCCTGCAGATTCACGAACCCCGCCTTAATGCCCGGGAGCGTCTGGAGAGAGTACACAATGTTCTTGAGGAGGTCGGTTTAGATCCCGGTCTTGATAACCGTT is a window encoding:
- a CDS encoding ABC transporter ATP-binding protein, which codes for MMAEPVLDIKNLSVSFRDGAQETPAVRGVSFHINPGETVALVGESGSGKSVTALSILKLLPYPAAHHPSGEIVHHGHNLMTMDSRDLRAIRGNRISMIFQEPMTSLNPLHTIGRQVGEALTIHQGLRRPKVREGSIDLLERVGIPDAASRFSSYPHQLSGGQRQRVMIAMALANRPDLLIADEPTTALDVTVQARILTLLQNLRREMGMAMLLITHDLGVVRKMADRVCVMTGGKIVEQGPITRIFENPRHEYTRHLLNSEPEGRAPDTPADAPVVMNAQNIKVWFPVKRGLMRRTVDHIKAVNDVSLCVRAGHTVGVVGESGSGKTTLAQALLRLVPSQGGIDLQQQQISGLGEKSIRPKRRDMQIVFQDPYGSLSPRMSVERIIEEGLQIHEPRLNARERLERVHNVLEEVGLDPGLDNRYPHEFSGGQRQRIAIARALVLNPRFMVLDEPTSALDMSVQTQIIRLLLALQKRYNLAYLFISHDLKVVRALADSVIVMRDGQIVEQGAADDIFDRPQIEYTRALMAAAFALETEAQV
- a CDS encoding cytochrome c family protein — protein: PAGDQAYIVEGVPEAGSEVVASDEPEGPSLAMLLAEADSASGQKVAKKCVSCHTFTQGGADGIGPNLWNIVNRPKASGDFTYSSAFREAEGTWTYEDLDGFLAKPKRWMPGTNMAFAGLRKANQRADVIVYLRSLSDAPAPLPPVETGTRQDANDEPGGPVVGN
- a CDS encoding extracellular solute-binding protein, which gives rise to MIRLSIRLNPGFCLLSLAFIASAHIVLAQPAHAEENVRLHGLSIFGDLKYPPDFTHFDYVNPDAPRGGILSHVGATVQLNASFLSFDSLNNFILKGNAAQGLNLVFDSLMTRAYDEPDAIYGLLAESVTPAEDGSSVTFHLRPCIYFHDGTPLTSEDVAFSLLILKEHGHPLISQNLTEMSAVKTPDSRTVQVHFSGAHSRDLPLFIGQLPVFSKAWYATRDFTKSTLEPPLGSGPYRVGKFDAGRFITYERVEGYWGRDIPVNRGRWNFDSIRFEYFRDRTAQFEAFKAGDYLFREEFTSKVWATEYVFPAVEDGRVKRLVLHDGSPSGAQGWFINTRRSKFADPRVREALINAFDFEWTNKNHFYGLYTRTHSHFENSAMKATGLPDNEERLLLEPWQDRLPAEVFGMPYTPPVTDGSGQDRQLLRKADRLLKEAGWTVQDGVRRNAKGENLTVEFLSDTPSFERVTAAYIKNLALLGIEATIRQVDSAQYQERQKRFDFDLVPRRYSIAVTPGVELNNYWTSNTATLAGSHNLSGIQNPIIDALTETVINATTRHGQITAARALDRVLRAGRYWVPHWYKPSHHLAFWDYFDHPETSPPYHRAVLDTWWVTAEQSALAGYPDGPAIIPTPACKPSE
- a CDS encoding extracellular solute-binding protein codes for the protein MTNRGDRLSETDHSRVTGNPDRFGHTLAIILTLIWGGLYWSEQPRAQTQNQAQPQVHTQKRHGLSLFGPVKYPPDFTHYNYVNPDAPKGGTLRLGVIGGFDSLNPFFFKGRPAAGEGLLYDPLMAGSLDEPASVYGLIAESVTYPPNHSSVTFYLRREARFHDGTPITAADVVWSFNALKQSHPFYRYYYADVTGGHQDGPHTVTFEFAVSGNRELPHIMGQLPILPSHYWADKEFAATTLTPPPGSGAYRIADVDANRTIIYERVRDYWGANLPVNRGSHNFDRIVFDYYRDDTAALEAFKAGKIDLRTEISARKWNTAYNIDQVARGDIIRLMPPTANVQGMQGFVFNTRRVKFSDPKVREAFNWAFDFEWTNKDRFYGQYVRHDSYFDNSELASSGLPSEDELTLLAPHRDLLPAALFEQAYKNPATDGSGRNRGNLRTATRLLAEAGWRLVDGNLTHEKTGEIMEVEFLLVQPDFERVVTPWVSNLERLGITVTIRIVDSAQYTNRLDDFDFDIVVSSYPQSHSPGNEQRDFWGSEAARQSGGRNLAGIQSPVVDDLIEQIIFAPDRATQITAVRALDRVLLWNHYVVPNWYAPTGRIAHWRYLKHPDPLPGYSIGMPAIWWHTGTP
- a CDS encoding microcin C ABC transporter permease YejB encodes the protein MLSYIIRRLALMVPTMFGILLVSFTIVQFAPGGPVERIIAQITGTDVSATARIGGSGGSVIANNNQSLSVSQEATGGKYRGAQGLDPEFIEELERQFGFDKPVHERFALLVWNYIRFDFGESYYRNVSVIDLIAEKLPVSISLGLWTTLITYLISIPLGIAKATRDGMPFDLWTSALIVIGYAIPGFLFAVLLIVLFAGGTYWDLFPLRGLTSENWDELSTAGRILDYFWHLVLPVISMVIGAFATMTLLTKNSFLDEIRKHYVITARAKGLSERRVLYGHVFRNAMLIVIAGFPGAFISVFFVGSLLIETIFSLDGLGLLSYESIINRDYPVVFASLYIFGLLGLVITLVSDLTYTWIDPRIDFESRGR
- a CDS encoding ABC transporter permease, which translates into the protein MTASRRPPGLSPLNRRRLDNFRANRRGWWSLWIFAVLFVLSLFAEFIANNKPLYLHYEGQSWFPVFVSYPETAFGGDFETEADYRDPYVQSLIEDNGGWMIWPPIRYSYNTINLNLPVPAPAPPSAENWLGTDDQGRDVVARVIYGFRLSVLFGLTLTFFSSIVGIAAGGIQGYFGGWTDLIFQRVIEIWNSVPSLYLLIIIAAIIEPNFWILLGILLLFSWVALVGVVRAEFLRARNFEYIMAARALGVGNITIMTRHMLPNAMVATLTFMPFILNGSIATLTSLDFLGFGLPPGSPSLGELLAQGKANLQAPWLGFTSFFTIAIMLSLLVFVGEAVRDAFDPRKSLTEGSS